From a region of the Mesomycoplasma ovipneumoniae ATCC 29419 genome:
- a CDS encoding ATP-binding cassette domain-containing protein, giving the protein MIKIKNLTKNFNRRAIFKNFSLDIPSNELVFVVGPSGIGKTTLINLIANFSQKDKGEILFYKDNKIVKNPLIDVVFQVFNLIESATGMENIKIGANAINFNIDENNIEENASFVNISKENLANKVSDLSGGQKQRIAILRSLARESDFVLLDEPTGNLDVENAEILFEKIQILKKNKTILIVSHNLDLAKKYGDRIIYLKNESVLEIDKIEEINKAKALNKTDYDFKFEKKPLKISDKLKSIILFLKLDFKNKIIITTLLVITFLISILSLNLFATLDTQANAVDSQRIHHYNLDSFEVQKKGISPFLDGEIEEFNNEKNIVNKIIPVYSTENFAFTYNNNGKELISEKNSIELIDQSDFFKNRFKFDDKNLQGNFIQNDDEIIISNSVVEKLKITDPISKKIKIKAIRHSNVDEIPTIFEVTIVGVNYSTDVYNTIPSFLHYNLTKKINEAFYVKNTVGESLFSDIMINPLNSNRFEGLVVEKNHFLKDLKVENLKISDGELPKNKDEIVVSVNTIDEINNTIDDLNNGSADKYEKVKIGSKVELSNKNGKNIPFKIVGTFDLKENHHLQERKPEVDAPKEQRREVKYQIIMHNDGDEYRNEIRPEAAKIFLKSDNISENLASFKKDFPNYWYSNDLESIKIFLLRSTFFVKAVLLVIQVILIVLLVVFSVLYAKNLTQSKLKSIGILKSLGEKTKKIFFLHILNIFAISFLILISGLIISLTSMPYFYNLITTADFISPTYAQIFINFITIWFSISLLIFLIYFFISLSYYKKPVTELLKNSL; this is encoded by the coding sequence ATGATAAAAATTAAAAATTTGACTAAAAATTTTAATCGAAGAGCTATTTTCAAAAATTTTAGCCTAGACATCCCGTCTAATGAGTTGGTATTTGTCGTTGGCCCTTCTGGGATTGGGAAAACTACTCTTATTAATCTAATTGCTAATTTTAGTCAAAAAGATAAAGGTGAAATTCTTTTTTATAAAGATAACAAAATTGTTAAAAACCCTTTAATCGACGTTGTTTTTCAAGTTTTTAACCTAATTGAATCTGCTACTGGTATGGAAAATATTAAAATTGGCGCAAATGCAATAAATTTTAATATTGATGAAAATAATATTGAAGAAAATGCAAGTTTTGTTAATATTTCAAAAGAAAATTTAGCAAATAAAGTGAGTGATTTATCAGGCGGTCAAAAACAACGAATTGCAATTTTGCGATCATTAGCGCGTGAATCTGATTTTGTTTTGTTAGATGAACCTACTGGAAATCTTGATGTTGAAAATGCTGAAATTCTTTTTGAAAAAATACAAATATTGAAGAAAAATAAAACTATTTTGATAGTTAGTCACAATTTAGATCTTGCTAAAAAATACGGCGATAGAATAATTTATCTAAAAAATGAATCTGTATTAGAAATTGATAAAATCGAAGAAATAAATAAAGCCAAAGCCTTAAATAAAACTGATTATGATTTTAAATTTGAAAAAAAACCTTTAAAAATAAGTGACAAATTAAAATCAATTATTTTATTTTTGAAGCTAGATTTTAAAAATAAAATAATTATTACAACTTTGCTAGTTATCACATTTCTAATTAGCATTTTAAGTCTAAATTTATTTGCTACACTTGATACACAAGCAAATGCTGTTGACTCGCAGCGAATTCATCATTACAATTTAGATTCTTTTGAGGTTCAAAAAAAGGGAATATCGCCATTTCTTGACGGAGAAATCGAGGAATTCAATAATGAAAAAAATATTGTTAATAAAATTATTCCCGTTTATTCAACTGAAAACTTTGCTTTTACTTACAATAATAACGGCAAAGAACTAATTTCTGAGAAAAATTCTATTGAATTAATCGACCAATCTGATTTTTTTAAAAATAGGTTTAAATTTGATGACAAAAACCTTCAAGGTAATTTTATACAAAATGATGATGAGATAATTATTTCAAATTCAGTTGTCGAAAAATTAAAAATTACTGATCCTATTAGCAAAAAAATTAAAATTAAAGCTATACGTCATTCGAATGTTGATGAAATTCCAACAATTTTTGAAGTTACTATTGTCGGAGTAAACTATTCAACTGATGTATACAACACAATACCCTCTTTTTTGCATTATAATTTAACAAAAAAAATTAATGAAGCTTTTTATGTTAAAAACACAGTCGGCGAGTCACTTTTCAGTGACATAATGATCAATCCTTTGAATTCAAACAGATTTGAAGGATTGGTAGTTGAAAAAAATCATTTTTTAAAAGATTTAAAGGTAGAAAATTTAAAAATTAGTGATGGTGAGCTTCCTAAAAATAAAGATGAAATTGTTGTTTCAGTTAACACTATTGATGAAATAAATAATACTATAGATGATTTAAACAATGGGAGTGCTGACAAATACGAGAAGGTAAAAATAGGGTCTAAAGTTGAACTATCAAACAAAAATGGAAAAAATATTCCTTTTAAAATAGTCGGAACTTTTGATCTAAAGGAAAACCACCATTTGCAGGAACGAAAACCTGAAGTTGACGCACCCAAAGAACAAAGGCGTGAAGTTAAGTACCAAATCATAATGCACAATGATGGTGATGAATACAGAAACGAAATAAGGCCAGAAGCAGCAAAAATATTCTTAAAATCTGACAATATCAGTGAAAATTTAGCCTCTTTTAAAAAGGATTTTCCAAATTATTGATATTCAAACGATCTTGAATCAATAAAAATTTTTCTTTTAAGGTCAACTTTTTTTGTGAAAGCAGTTTTGCTTGTTATCCAAGTAATTCTTATAGTTTTATTGGTAGTTTTTTCAGTTCTTTATGCAAAAAATCTAACACAATCAAAATTAAAATCAATTGGAATTCTTAAATCACTAGGCGAAAAAACTAAAAAAATCTTTTTCCTACACATATTAAATATTTTTGCAATTTCTTTCTTAATTTTAATATCAGGACTAATAATAAGTTTGACTAGCATGCCATATTTCTATAATTTGATAACAACCGCTGATTTCATCAGTCCAACTTATGCACAAATTTTTATCAATTTCATTACAATTTGATTCTCAATTAGTTTACTTATTTTTCTTATCTATTTCTTCATATCATTAAGCTATTACAAAAAACCTGTTACTGAACTTCTTAAAAATAGTTTATAA
- a CDS encoding ATP-binding cassette domain-containing protein has protein sequence MIKIKNLTKNFNRRAIFKNFSLDIPSNELVFVVGPSGIGKTTLINLIANFSQKDKGEILFYRDNKIVKNPLIDVVFQDFNLIESATGMENIKIGANAINFNIDEKNIEENASFVNISKENLANKVSDLSGGQKQRIAILRSLARESDFILLDEPTGNLDVENAEILFEKIQILKKNKTILIVSHNLDLAKKYGDRIIYLKNESVLEIDKIEEINKTESLNKTDYNFKFEKKSLKISDKLKSIILFLKLDFKNKIIITVLLIITFLISILSLNLFATLNTHAKGIDTQRIHQYNLDSFEVKKEGISPFFDEEIEKFNTKKDIINKIIPVYWTENFVFSYNNNGKELVSEKNSIELIDQSDFFKNRFKFDDKNIQGNFIQNENEIIISNSVVTKLKITDPIGKKIQIKSILHSNVDEIPKISEVTIVGVNYSIDVFNKIPSFLHYNLAKKINEAFLKNTGGDSLFSNITISPLKAKGFERWLDVEKKHFLKDLKVENLKISDGELPKNKDEILVSVNTIDKINNIIDIVNNRITELNKNNGSKIDKFEKLKIGSKVELSAKTAQDIPFKIVGTFDLKENHHLQEQKSEVGTPEEQRREFKYQIIMHNDGDEYRNEIRPRAAKIFLKSDNINENLDSFKKDFSNFVYLNDLESIKNFISNSTFLVKAALLAIQIILIVLLVVFSVLYAKNLTQSKLKSIGILKSLGEKTRKIFFLHILNIFAISFLILISGLIISLPSMPYFYNLITTADFISPTYAQIFINFIAIWFSISLLIFLIYFFISLSYYKKPVTELLKNSL, from the coding sequence ATGATAAAAATTAAAAATCTAACTAAAAATTTTAACCGAAGAGCTATTTTCAAAAATTTTAGCCTAGACATCCCGTCTAATGAGTTGGTATTTGTTGTTGGTCCTTCTGGGATTGGGAAAACTACTCTTATTAATCTAATTGCTAATTTTAGTCAAAAAGATAAAGGTGAAATTCTTTTTTATAGAGATAACAAAATTGTTAAAAACCCTTTAATTGACGTTGTTTTTCAAGATTTTAACCTAATTGAATCTGCTACTGGTATGGAAAATATTAAAATTGGCGCAAATGCAATAAATTTTAATATTGATGAAAAGAATATTGAAGAAAATGCAAGTTTTGTTAATATTTCAAAAGAAAATTTAGCAAATAAAGTGAGTGATTTATCAGGCGGTCAAAAACAACGAATCGCAATTTTGCGATCATTAGCACGTGAATCTGACTTTATTTTGTTAGATGAACCCACTGGAAATCTTGATGTTGAAAATGCTGAAATTCTTTTTGAAAAAATACAAATATTGAAGAAAAATAAAACTATTTTGATAGTTAGCCACAATTTAGATCTTGCTAAAAAATACGGCGATAGAATAATTTACCTAAAAAATGAATCTGTATTAGAAATTGATAAAATCGAAGAAATAAATAAGACCGAATCTTTAAATAAAACTGATTATAATTTTAAATTTGAAAAAAAATCTTTAAAAATAAGTGACAAATTAAAATCAATTATTTTATTTTTGAAGCTAGATTTTAAAAATAAAATAATTATTACAGTATTACTAATTATCACATTTCTAATTAGCATTTTAAGTCTAAATTTATTTGCTACACTTAATACGCATGCAAAGGGTATTGACACGCAACGAATTCATCAATACAATTTGGATTCTTTTGAGGTTAAAAAAGAGGGAATATCACCATTTTTTGACGAAGAAATCGAGAAATTCAATACTAAAAAAGACATTATTAATAAAATTATTCCTGTTTATTGAACTGAAAACTTTGTTTTTTCTTATAATAATAACGGCAAAGAATTAGTTTCTGAGAAAAATTCTATTGAATTAATCGACCAATCTGATTTTTTTAAAAATAGGTTTAAATTTGACGACAAAAACATTCAAGGTAATTTTATACAAAATGAAAATGAGATAATTATTTCAAATTCAGTTGTCACAAAATTAAAAATTACTGATCCTATTGGCAAAAAAATTCAAATTAAATCTATACTTCATTCGAATGTTGATGAAATTCCAAAAATTTCTGAGGTTACTATTGTCGGAGTAAACTATTCAATTGACGTCTTCAACAAAATACCCTCTTTTTTACATTATAATTTAGCAAAAAAAATTAATGAAGCTTTTTTAAAAAACACAGGCGGTGATTCGCTTTTCAGTAACATAACAATCTCTCCTTTGAAAGCAAAAGGGTTTGAAAGATGATTGGACGTTGAAAAAAAACACTTTTTAAAAGATTTAAAGGTAGAAAATTTAAAAATTAGCGATGGCGAACTCCCTAAAAATAAAGATGAAATTCTTGTTTCAGTTAACACTATTGATAAAATAAACAATATTATAGATATTGTAAACAATAGAATTACTGAATTAAACAAAAACAATGGTTCTAAAATCGACAAATTCGAGAAGCTAAAAATAGGGTCTAAAGTTGAATTATCAGCAAAAACTGCGCAAGATATTCCTTTTAAAATAGTCGGAACTTTTGATCTAAAGGAAAACCATCATTTGCAAGAACAAAAATCCGAAGTTGGTACACCCGAAGAACAAAGGCGTGAATTTAAGTACCAAATCATAATGCACAATGATGGTGATGAATATAGAAACGAAATAAGACCACGAGCTGCAAAAATATTCTTGAAATCTGACAATATCAATGAAAATTTAGACTCATTTAAGAAAGATTTTTCAAATTTTGTATATTTAAATGATCTTGAATCAATAAAAAATTTTATTTCAAACTCCACTTTTTTAGTAAAAGCAGCACTACTTGCTATTCAAATAATTCTTATAGTTTTATTGGTAGTTTTTTCAGTTCTTTATGCAAAAAATCTAACACAATCAAAATTAAAATCAATTGGAATTCTTAAATCACTAGGCGAAAAAACTAGAAAAATCTTTTTCCTACACATATTAAATATTTTTGCAATTTCTTTCTTAATTTTAATATCAGGGCTAATAATAAGTTTGCCTAGCATGCCATATTTTTATAATTTGATAACAACCGCTGATTTTATCAGTCCAACTTATGCACAAATTTTTATCAATTTCATTGCAATTTGATTCTCAATTAGCTTACTTATTTTTCTTATCTACTTCTTCATATCATTAAGTTATTACAAAAAACCTGTTACCGAACTTCTTAAAAATAGTTTATAA
- a CDS encoding UPF0182 family protein has protein sequence MKSILLLNRLVFLKPIYIVSSFFLSLIFIISTHFQPVFLEHILILRILIFGSIFLFAFLTISRYIWFIRKYKKEALNLSNEELEKKFPKLLKIEKNAAWFAKKVSNYNTWLKFQLPVIASKFNEQDPDYEEKRKFIYKITLKLQIVELFFAPILMACLALSYYFMMTALISTKDNNLSVIPNFTYSLITGIILFVITSVASTWLNQSLIKLIQVFRNLLTVSVEESKKSFKSIFIRFYLPKEN, from the coding sequence ATGAAATCAATTTTACTACTTAATAGACTAGTATTTCTTAAACCCATTTATATTGTTTCAAGCTTTTTTTTATCGTTGATTTTTATAATAAGCACACATTTTCAACCCGTATTTCTTGAACATATACTTATTTTAAGAATACTTATTTTTGGTTCGATTTTTTTGTTTGCTTTTCTTACCATTTCAAGATACATTTGATTTATTCGCAAATACAAAAAAGAGGCTTTGAATTTGTCAAATGAAGAACTTGAAAAAAAGTTTCCCAAACTTTTAAAAATTGAAAAAAATGCAGCTTGATTTGCAAAAAAAGTTTCAAATTATAATACTTGGTTAAAATTTCAATTACCTGTAATTGCTTCTAAATTTAATGAACAAGATCCTGACTATGAAGAAAAACGAAAATTTATATACAAGATTACTTTAAAATTGCAGATTGTTGAATTATTTTTTGCTCCTATTTTAATGGCATGCCTTGCTTTATCTTACTATTTTATGATGACAGCACTTATTTCAACAAAAGATAATAATTTATCTGTTATTCCTAACTTTACATATTCGCTGATAACTGGTATTATACTTTTTGTTATTACTAGTGTTGCCTCAACGTGATTGAATCAATCACTAATCAAATTAATACAAGTTTTTAGAAATCTTTTGACTGTTTCTGTTGAAGAATCTAAAAAAAGCTTTAAAAGTATTTTTATCAGATTTTATCTTCCTAAAGAAAATTAA
- a CDS encoding PTS sugar transporter subunit IIA, which yields MDLKIENIQLNQTIESKKEAFTKLIEIFQAKNCCKYEYLQSMEKRDLESSVALGNYLALVHGNYESNDLILKNCIEIIHLKNTLYWDDQPIRFIIGLAVKNADQINYIEKIGLAFIEIEKVEEILNSQNLTKEKILNWINQA from the coding sequence ATGGATTTAAAAATAGAAAATATCCAATTAAATCAAACTATTGAGTCAAAAAAGGAAGCATTTACAAAATTAATTGAAATTTTCCAAGCAAAAAATTGCTGTAAATATGAATATTTACAATCAATGGAAAAACGTGATTTAGAATCATCAGTTGCTCTTGGAAACTATCTTGCCCTAGTGCATGGAAATTATGAAAGTAATGATTTAATTTTAAAAAATTGTATCGAAATTATTCACCTAAAAAATACGCTATACTGAGATGATCAACCAATTAGATTTATTATTGGGTTAGCCGTAAAAAATGCTGATCAGATTAATTATATAGAAAAAATAGGGCTTGCATTTATTGAAATTGAGAAAGTGGAAGAAATTTTAAATAGTCAAAATTTAACTAAAGAAAAAATCCTTAACTGAATAAATCAAGCTTAG
- a CDS encoding mannitol-1-phosphate 5-dehydrogenase: protein MKVVHFGAGNIGRGLIAKLYQENQFEIIFVDVNDKLINELNQKGFYYVINFENGQKYKVRNYFAINLNDEEKLLMHLKNADLISTSVGSENLIHLRSIFAKLAKIEQKSKQIICFENGFRVSSNFKKSLENCKFWQFVDTTIDQIAPSSTDLNVYTETYSEIIIKEDNQKIKLKGVKYLENLDYFILRKLFFVNTLHSGIAYLAYILKYNYIHEALNSPVIQKYISQLKIVLIKVLSFQNTLINQSELEKYFEKTIKRFENPILQDSIIRVARNPITKIGKNERFNLLLKYAKNAKFEPKELEIIYRTFANILNYDSKQDIQAMKMQENLAKNSEKFLKMQTNLEDFEIKTVLKFYDNIKGGNKWI, encoded by the coding sequence ATGAAAGTTGTTCATTTTGGAGCCGGAAATATCGGTCGCGGATTAATTGCAAAATTATATCAAGAAAATCAATTTGAAATTATTTTTGTTGATGTTAATGATAAATTAATTAATGAGCTAAATCAAAAAGGATTTTATTATGTTATTAACTTTGAAAATGGCCAAAAATATAAAGTGAGAAATTATTTTGCTATTAATCTAAATGATGAAGAAAAATTATTAATGCATTTAAAAAACGCCGATCTGATTTCGACTTCTGTTGGATCCGAAAATTTAATTCATTTGAGGTCAATTTTTGCAAAATTAGCAAAAATTGAGCAAAAAAGTAAACAAATTATCTGTTTTGAAAACGGATTTCGAGTTAGCAGTAACTTTAAAAAAAGTCTTGAAAACTGTAAATTTTGGCAATTTGTTGACACAACAATTGATCAAATCGCCCCGAGTTCGACAGATTTAAATGTTTATACCGAAACCTACTCAGAAATTATTATTAAAGAGGATAACCAAAAAATTAAACTAAAGGGAGTAAAATATCTAGAAAATTTAGACTATTTTATTTTACGAAAATTATTTTTTGTCAACACTTTGCACTCGGGAATTGCATATTTGGCATATATTTTAAAATATAATTATATTCATGAAGCTTTAAATTCACCAGTAATTCAAAAATACATTAGTCAACTAAAAATTGTTTTAATTAAAGTGCTTTCATTCCAAAATACCTTAATTAATCAGAGCGAACTTGAGAAATATTTTGAAAAAACAATTAAAAGATTTGAAAATCCAATTCTACAAGACTCAATTATACGCGTTGCTCGGAACCCGATCACTAAAATAGGAAAAAATGAAAGATTTAATTTGTTATTGAAATATGCAAAGAATGCAAAATTTGAACCAAAAGAATTAGAGATAATTTATAGAACTTTTGCAAATATTCTAAATTATGACTCAAAACAGGATATCCAAGCAATGAAAATGCAGGAAAACCTTGCAAAAAATTCCGAAAAATTTTTAAAAATGCAAACAAATTTAGAAGATTTTGAAATCAAAACAGTCCTTAAATTTTATGATAATATAAAAGGGGGAAATAAATGGATTTAA
- a CDS encoding PTS mannitol transporter subunit IICB — MANLIKTIKTKIQSFGGLLGQMIMPIIGIFIAWGLLTSFFIPTGWTPNKDLAAMVGVGITYIIPILICFLGGYKIYKIRGGAIAGVVAIGAVAAGQSEIFINITGGTAPMLVAVMLFGPISALILKHTEKFWINKIPSGYQMLANNFYLGILGFVLLFPVYYLSIYFIGYFIKSLGFLTQKMGEWKLYPLIALIVEPAKILFLNNAINHGVFTTLGTIQVTETGKSILFLLESNPGPGLGLLLFYLIFSKEKQIKGQTASSIPIHFLGGIHEVYFPFAILRPVLILSLIAGGIFGNSILQIFNVGAVAPVSPGSVIAQYIQVEKSTNSLVGITIAIFGSAIVTLISAWAINFLTKLLNKNKQKTENLDINHTKKLIETEKLKTKSAQQLNPKKIVFACDAGMGSSVMAASILRKVLKDNNVVDIEVSNLAIADLTGEEELIITIQSLEDRVKVKNSKAKIISLSQFLDRKSYENIAAQLKNNQENKENF; from the coding sequence ATGGCAAATTTAATCAAAACTATTAAAACTAAAATTCAGTCGTTTGGCGGACTTTTAGGACAAATGATAATGCCAATTATCGGTATTTTTATTGCCTGAGGTCTACTTACATCTTTTTTTATTCCCACAGGTTGAACACCGAATAAAGATCTTGCAGCCATGGTAGGTGTTGGAATTACTTATATAATTCCAATTTTAATTTGCTTTCTTGGTGGTTATAAAATTTACAAAATTCGCGGTGGTGCAATTGCTGGAGTTGTAGCAATTGGTGCGGTAGCTGCTGGTCAGTCAGAAATTTTTATAAATATCACTGGCGGAACAGCACCAATGTTAGTTGCAGTTATGCTATTTGGTCCGATTTCAGCACTTATTTTGAAACACACAGAAAAATTTTGAATTAATAAAATTCCAAGTGGCTATCAAATGTTAGCAAATAATTTCTATCTTGGAATTCTCGGATTTGTGCTTTTATTCCCCGTTTATTATTTGTCAATTTATTTTATTGGTTACTTTATTAAATCACTCGGGTTTTTGACCCAAAAAATGGGAGAGTGAAAGTTATATCCTTTAATTGCCTTAATTGTTGAACCTGCAAAAATACTTTTTCTAAATAATGCAATAAATCACGGTGTTTTTACAACTTTAGGAACAATTCAAGTAACTGAAACTGGCAAGTCAATTTTATTTTTATTAGAATCAAATCCTGGACCAGGATTAGGGCTTTTATTATTCTATCTAATTTTTTCAAAAGAAAAACAAATTAAAGGACAAACGGCTTCCTCAATTCCAATCCATTTTTTGGGCGGGATTCACGAGGTTTATTTTCCTTTTGCTATTTTAAGACCAGTTTTAATTTTATCACTAATTGCTGGAGGTATTTTTGGAAATTCAATCTTGCAAATTTTTAATGTTGGCGCAGTTGCTCCTGTCTCACCAGGTTCGGTTATTGCTCAGTATATCCAAGTTGAAAAATCGACAAATTCATTAGTTGGTATTACAATTGCGATTTTCGGATCTGCTATAGTGACTTTGATAAGTGCCTGAGCTATCAATTTTTTAACAAAACTACTAAATAAAAACAAGCAAAAAACTGAAAATTTAGACATTAATCATACAAAAAAATTGATTGAAACTGAAAAATTAAAAACAAAGAGCGCTCAACAATTAAATCCTAAAAAGATTGTTTTTGCTTGCGATGCCGGCATGGGTTCTTCTGTAATGGCTGCTTCAATTTTAAGGAAAGTTTTAAAAGATAATAATGTTGTTGACATTGAAGTTTCTAATTTAGCGATTGCCGATTTAACTGGTGAAGAAGAGCTTATTATCACAATCCAAAGTTTAGAAGATCGTGTTAAAGTTAAAAATTCCAAAGCTAAAATTATTTCCCTAAGTCAATTTTTAGATAGAAAATCCTATGAAAATATAGCTGCACAACTTAAAAATAACCAAGAAAATAAGGAAAATTTCTAA
- a CDS encoding MurR/RpiR family transcriptional regulator encodes MNDLLWFSKQNHNFIDKEIAKFLISNIAKIMTLKLSIIAKNANCSTASVIKFCKKLGFKGLKDLLPALDRNYSYMQIQKSRFSNNKIAGKNTTVSLYHSLISKNLDNLYKINHDSIIKFVALLKKVRHIIFFGKGSNLEIIQIFANYLSKLQYYVDYHYDFEVQQKWVEKSVDFSVCVFFSFSGMHLEIDRLVQTMKSKNCNIISFTSNYESNLFKQSSISFLTFKNEDVLEKHTSARIAFIYLIMQIINLLKN; translated from the coding sequence ATGAATGATTTACTGTGGTTTTCTAAGCAAAATCATAATTTTATTGATAAGGAAATTGCTAAATTTTTGATTTCAAATATCGCCAAAATTATGACTTTAAAATTAAGTATAATTGCTAAAAATGCTAATTGTTCAACAGCTTCGGTAATAAAATTTTGCAAAAAACTCGGTTTTAAAGGGCTAAAGGATTTATTGCCAGCGCTTGACCGTAATTATTCTTATATGCAAATTCAAAAAAGCCGTTTTTCGAACAACAAAATTGCCGGCAAAAATACAACAGTTAGCCTATATCATTCTCTTATTAGTAAAAATCTCGATAATCTTTACAAGATAAATCATGATTCTATTATAAAATTTGTTGCCTTGTTAAAGAAGGTGCGGCATATTATATTTTTTGGTAAGGGATCAAATTTAGAAATAATTCAGATTTTTGCTAATTATTTATCGAAATTACAATATTATGTCGATTATCATTATGACTTTGAAGTTCAGCAGAAATGAGTGGAAAAATCTGTGGATTTTAGTGTTTGTGTTTTCTTTAGTTTTTCTGGTATGCATTTAGAGATAGATCGATTAGTTCAAACAATGAAATCTAAAAATTGTAATATTATTTCCTTTACTTCGAATTATGAAAGTAATTTATTCAAGCAATCCTCAATTAGTTTCTTAACATTCAAAAATGAGGACGTTCTTGAAAAGCACACTTCAGCACGAATTGCTTTTATTTATTTGATAATGCAAATTATTAATTTGCTTAAAAATTAG
- a CDS encoding Eco57I restriction-modification methylase domain-containing protein, translated as MHENVSQKLNGQVFTPDLLVDLILDQAGYKENILKKHIIDNSCGNGQFLVKIIERYCKAFFRENSNLKSLKHQLETYIHGIDIDEKHVKNAIFRANLVVQNYKIEGVNWDFKAKNTLEIEHFNGKMDFVVGNPPYIRIHNLDNNKLLKNFNFSTIGMTDIYLAFYEIGIKMLSENGILSYVSPSSFFTSKAGSIFREFLYKNKIIKSVVDHKHHQFFKATTYTTIFTIDKSARNQVVDYFNFDSKTNSIFLVSKLEYEQFYLDNNFYFSTPEKLTFLKEIIYNKKKSDISVKNGLATLADSVFIGDFNFNSKYILPVLKASNGKWAKIIFPYNTKNFQIISDSELKQQLEIFEHLNFFKEKLQKRSFDHLNKNFWYSFGRRQAISDTDKERLVLNSLVKENKPLKISLIQKNTCIYSGFYIISEKIDYKSIAEKLQSKVFLDFVELLGKYKNGGYYTFSTKDVKKYLDFMLGT; from the coding sequence ATGCATGAGAATGTTAGTCAAAAATTAAATGGGCAAGTTTTTACACCAGATTTATTGGTTGACCTTATTTTAGATCAAGCTGGTTACAAAGAAAACATACTTAAAAAACATATTATCGATAACAGTTGCGGTAATGGTCAATTTTTAGTTAAAATTATTGAACGCTATTGCAAAGCCTTTTTTAGAGAAAATTCTAATTTAAAATCTCTTAAACATCAATTAGAAACTTATATTCATGGAATTGATATTGATGAAAAACATGTAAAAAATGCTATTTTCCGAGCAAATTTAGTTGTTCAAAATTATAAAATTGAAGGAGTAAACTGAGATTTTAAAGCTAAAAATACCCTTGAAATCGAACATTTTAACGGAAAAATGGATTTTGTTGTCGGAAATCCACCTTATATTCGCATTCATAATTTAGATAATAATAAATTGTTGAAAAATTTTAATTTTTCAACGATTGGTATGACAGATATTTACCTTGCTTTTTATGAAATTGGTATTAAAATGTTAAGTGAAAATGGAATTTTATCTTATGTTAGTCCATCTTCATTTTTTACATCCAAAGCAGGCTCAATTTTTCGGGAATTTTTATACAAAAATAAAATCATAAAATCAGTTGTCGATCATAAACATCACCAATTTTTTAAGGCAACAACTTATACAACAATTTTCACAATTGACAAATCGGCTAGAAATCAAGTGGTCGATTATTTTAATTTTGACAGTAAAACAAATTCAATTTTTCTTGTTTCTAAATTAGAATATGAACAATTTTATTTAGATAACAATTTTTATTTTTCAACCCCAGAAAAGCTAACTTTTCTAAAAGAAATTATTTACAACAAGAAAAAAAGTGATATTAGTGTCAAAAATGGTTTGGCAACTTTAGCTGATTCAGTTTTTATTGGCGATTTTAACTTTAATTCTAAATATATTTTGCCCGTTTTAAAAGCATCAAATGGCAAATGAGCAAAAATTATTTTTCCGTATAATACCAAAAATTTCCAAATTATTTCAGATTCTGAATTAAAACAGCAACTTGAAATTTTTGAACACCTTAATTTTTTCAAAGAAAAACTTCAAAAACGTAGTTTTGACCATTTAAATAAGAATTTTTGATATAGTTTTGGTCGAAGACAAGCTATTTCAGACACTGATAAAGAAAGGTTGGTTCTAAATTCATTAGTCAAGGAAAACAAACCTTTAAAAATAAGTTTAATTCAAAAAAATACCTGTATTTATAGTGGTTTTTACATTATAAGTGAGAAAATTGACTATAAATCAATTGCTGAAAAATTACAAAGTAAAGTTTTTCTTGACTTTGTAGAATTATTAGGAAAGTACAAAAATGGTGGTTATTATACTTTTTCAACAAAAGATGTTAAAAAATATTTAGACTTTATGTTAGGGACGTAA